A genomic window from Peromyscus maniculatus bairdii isolate BWxNUB_F1_BW_parent chromosome 1, HU_Pman_BW_mat_3.1, whole genome shotgun sequence includes:
- the LOC143272670 gene encoding paired immunoglobulin-like receptor B isoform X2, translating to MTFTFTALLCLGLTLGLGSPVLAGALPKPILRAQPASVVSQYTTVIFLCEGTTGAKEYILYKEGYEILRSTEIPQSPRNKAEFSISKIDHNHAGRYSCQYRTRDGWWSEYSDSLELVVTGAYSKPSLSAKPSPVVTEGGTVTLQCVSGQRYHRFILTKEGLQKLSWTRNSQYNYSTGQFEALLSVGPVTSRQRWTFRCYSFHRNSPQVWSEPSDPLELLVSGTLQKPTIKAEPGSVVSLRSVVTIRCQGSLDAEICFLHKEGSQKPWGTQTPEKPENKAKFSIPSVTQQHGGQYRCYCYSSAGWSEPSDTLEIVVTGIYDHNKPSLSVLPSPVVTLGRNMTFQCVSWEGYEKFILTKDDQKFLSSMNSQHIYRIRQWQALFSTDHVTQDHNGTFTCYGYYNHAPHWWSVPSEPLEIHTSGLSKKPSLLTHQGQILDPGKSLTLQCCSDINYDRFVLYKLGGADFTQHRVQWTQSGLSLANFTLGPVSSSTGGQYRCYGAHNLSSAWSASSDPLDILITGQLLFSPSLSVTPNSTVHSGDNVTVLCQSSDQVDTFILSKEGAAQQPQRLKSKSEAWNFQAEFSMSAVTPDLSGTYRCYGSQDSSPYLLTQASDPVELTVSGPIGTSTPPPSKSMPTIPTENQDHTVENLIRMGFAAVILIILGILVFETWGSQRQMHHATEK from the exons ATGACCTTCACCTTCACAGCCCTGCTCTGTCTCG GACTGACTCTGGGCCTGGGGAGCCCAGTGCTGGCAG GGGCCCTCCCTAAGCCTATCCTCAGAGCACAACCAGCCTCTGTAGTCTCTCAATATACTACCGTAATCTTCTTGTGTGAGGGGACCACAGGAGCCAAAGAGTACATACTCTATAAAGAGGGATACGAGATTCTACGGAGCACAGAGATTCCACAGAGTCCTAGGAACAAGGCTGAATTCTCaatctcaaaaattgaccacaatCATGCAGGGCGATATAGCTGTCAATATCGGACCCGTGATGGATGGTGGTCAGAGTAcagtgactccctggagctggtggtgacag gaGCCTACAGTAAACCCAGCCTGTCAGCCaagcccagccctgtggtgactGAAGGAGGGACTGTCACCCTCCAGTGTGTCTCAGGGCAGAGATATCACAGGTTCATTCTGACGAAGGAAGGACTTCAGAAGCTCTCCTGGACAAGGAACTCACAGTATAACTACTCTACTGGACAGTTCGAGGCCCTGCTCTCTGTGGGCCCTGTGACCTCCAGACAAAGGTGGACATTCAGATGCTACAGCTTTCACAGGAACAGCCCACAGGTGTGGTCAGAACCTAGTGACCCCCTGGAGCTCCTGGTCTCAG GGACCCTCCAGAAACCCACCATCaaggctgagccaggctctgtggttTCTCTCAGAAGTGTTGTGACCATCAGGTGTCAGGGGAGCCTGGATGCAGAAATATGTTTTCTGCATAAAGAGGGAAGCCAAAAACCCTGGGGCACACAGACCCCAGAGAAGCCTGAGAACAAGGCCaagttctccatcccttctgtgacACAGCAACATGGGGGACAATATCGCTGTTACTGTTACAGCTCAGCTGGCTGGTCAGAGCCCAGTGACACCCTGGAGATTGTGGTGACAG GAATCTACGACCACAATAAACCCAGCCtgtcagtcctgcccagccctgtggtgactTTAGGAAGGAATATGACCTTCCAGTGTGTCTCATGGGAGGGATATGAGAAGTTCATTCTCACCAAGGACGACCAGAAGTTCCTCAGctccatgaactcacagcataTATACCGTATTAGGCAGTGGCAAGCCTTGTTCTCTACAGATCATGTAACACAAGACCACAACGGGACATTCACATGTTATGGTTACTACAACCATGCTCCACACTGGTGGTCAGTACCCAGTGAGCCCCTGGAAATACACACCTCAG GTCTGTCCAAGAAGCCGTCCTTGCTGACTCACCAAGGCCAgatcctggaccctgggaagagCCTCACCCTGCAGTGTTGCTCTGACATCAACTATGACAGATTTGTTCTGTACAAATTGGGGGGAGCTGACTTCACCCAGCATCGAGTCCAGTGGACCCAGAGTGGCCTCTCCTTGGCCAACTTCACACTGGGCCCCGTGAGCAGCTCTACTGGAGGACAATACAGATGCTATGGTGCACACAACCTCTCCTCTGCGTGGTCAGCCTCCAGTGACCCCCTGGATATCCTGATCACAG gacagcttctcttcagtccttccCTCTCAGTGACGCCTAACTCCACAGTACACTCTGGAGACAACGTGACCGTGCTGTGTCAGTCATCAGACCAGGTGGACACTTTCATTCTGTCCAAGGAGGGAGCAGCCCAACAACCCCAGCGACTAAAATCAAAGTCTGAAGCTTGGAACTTCCAGGCAGAATTCTCCATGAGTGCTGTGACCCCTGATCTCTCGGGCACCTACAGGTGCTATGGATCTCAAGACTCATCTCCCTACCTGCTGACACAAGCCAGTGACCCTGTGGAGCTCACTGTCTCAG GACCCATTGGAACCTCAACCCCACCACCCTCAAAGTCCATGCCAACA ATCCCAACAGAGA ACCAGGATCACACAGTGGAGAATCTCATCAGGATGGGGTTTGCTGCTGTGATCCTCATAATCCTTGGGATTCTTGTCTTTGAGACTTGGGGCAGCCAGAGACAGATGCACCATGCAACTGAGAAgtaa
- the LOC143272670 gene encoding paired immunoglobulin-like receptor B isoform X1, producing MTFTFTALLCLGLTLGLGSPVLAGALPKPILRAQPASVVSQYTTVIFLCEGTTGAKEYILYKEGYEILRSTEIPQSPRNKAEFSISKIDHNHAGRYSCQYRTRDGWWSEYSDSLELVVTGAYSKPSLSAKPSPVVTEGGTVTLQCVSGQRYHRFILTKEGLQKLSWTRNSQYNYSTGQFEALLSVGPVTSRQRWTFRCYSFHRNSPQVWSEPSDPLELLVSGTLQKPTIKAEPGSVVSLRSVVTIRCQGSLDAEICFLHKEGSQKPWGTQTPEKPENKAKFSIPSVTQQHGGQYRCYCYSSAGWSEPSDTLEIVVTGIYDHNKPSLSVLPSPVVTLGRNMTFQCVSWEGYEKFILTKDDQKFLSSMNSQHIYRIRQWQALFSTDHVTQDHNGTFTCYGYYNHAPHWWSVPSEPLEIHTSGLSKKPSLLTHQGQILDPGKSLTLQCCSDINYDRFVLYKLGGADFTQHRVQWTQSGLSLANFTLGPVSSSTGGQYRCYGAHNLSSAWSASSDPLDILITGQLLFSPSLSVTPNSTVHSGDNVTVLCQSSDQVDTFILSKEGAAQQPQRLKSKSEAWNFQAEFSMSAVTPDLSGTYRCYGSQDSSPYLLTQASDPVELTVSGPIGTSTPPPSKSMPTAGLEGYLKALVGVSVAFLLFLFILIFLLLRRRHQGKLRKDAQKDTELQLPRGAVEPVFRDRVSEKRSNPAAATQEESLYASVEDTQLEDGANLEIWVSFLPAEEDPQGETYAQVKGSRLRRAGAVLPSVMSGEVLDTKDGQAEDDREMDSQAAESEEPQDVTYAQLCTRSLRQGTAAPPPSQAGEAPEESTVYAALAVTQQGSVPSNKEQ from the exons ATGACCTTCACCTTCACAGCCCTGCTCTGTCTCG GACTGACTCTGGGCCTGGGGAGCCCAGTGCTGGCAG GGGCCCTCCCTAAGCCTATCCTCAGAGCACAACCAGCCTCTGTAGTCTCTCAATATACTACCGTAATCTTCTTGTGTGAGGGGACCACAGGAGCCAAAGAGTACATACTCTATAAAGAGGGATACGAGATTCTACGGAGCACAGAGATTCCACAGAGTCCTAGGAACAAGGCTGAATTCTCaatctcaaaaattgaccacaatCATGCAGGGCGATATAGCTGTCAATATCGGACCCGTGATGGATGGTGGTCAGAGTAcagtgactccctggagctggtggtgacag gaGCCTACAGTAAACCCAGCCTGTCAGCCaagcccagccctgtggtgactGAAGGAGGGACTGTCACCCTCCAGTGTGTCTCAGGGCAGAGATATCACAGGTTCATTCTGACGAAGGAAGGACTTCAGAAGCTCTCCTGGACAAGGAACTCACAGTATAACTACTCTACTGGACAGTTCGAGGCCCTGCTCTCTGTGGGCCCTGTGACCTCCAGACAAAGGTGGACATTCAGATGCTACAGCTTTCACAGGAACAGCCCACAGGTGTGGTCAGAACCTAGTGACCCCCTGGAGCTCCTGGTCTCAG GGACCCTCCAGAAACCCACCATCaaggctgagccaggctctgtggttTCTCTCAGAAGTGTTGTGACCATCAGGTGTCAGGGGAGCCTGGATGCAGAAATATGTTTTCTGCATAAAGAGGGAAGCCAAAAACCCTGGGGCACACAGACCCCAGAGAAGCCTGAGAACAAGGCCaagttctccatcccttctgtgacACAGCAACATGGGGGACAATATCGCTGTTACTGTTACAGCTCAGCTGGCTGGTCAGAGCCCAGTGACACCCTGGAGATTGTGGTGACAG GAATCTACGACCACAATAAACCCAGCCtgtcagtcctgcccagccctgtggtgactTTAGGAAGGAATATGACCTTCCAGTGTGTCTCATGGGAGGGATATGAGAAGTTCATTCTCACCAAGGACGACCAGAAGTTCCTCAGctccatgaactcacagcataTATACCGTATTAGGCAGTGGCAAGCCTTGTTCTCTACAGATCATGTAACACAAGACCACAACGGGACATTCACATGTTATGGTTACTACAACCATGCTCCACACTGGTGGTCAGTACCCAGTGAGCCCCTGGAAATACACACCTCAG GTCTGTCCAAGAAGCCGTCCTTGCTGACTCACCAAGGCCAgatcctggaccctgggaagagCCTCACCCTGCAGTGTTGCTCTGACATCAACTATGACAGATTTGTTCTGTACAAATTGGGGGGAGCTGACTTCACCCAGCATCGAGTCCAGTGGACCCAGAGTGGCCTCTCCTTGGCCAACTTCACACTGGGCCCCGTGAGCAGCTCTACTGGAGGACAATACAGATGCTATGGTGCACACAACCTCTCCTCTGCGTGGTCAGCCTCCAGTGACCCCCTGGATATCCTGATCACAG gacagcttctcttcagtccttccCTCTCAGTGACGCCTAACTCCACAGTACACTCTGGAGACAACGTGACCGTGCTGTGTCAGTCATCAGACCAGGTGGACACTTTCATTCTGTCCAAGGAGGGAGCAGCCCAACAACCCCAGCGACTAAAATCAAAGTCTGAAGCTTGGAACTTCCAGGCAGAATTCTCCATGAGTGCTGTGACCCCTGATCTCTCGGGCACCTACAGGTGCTATGGATCTCAAGACTCATCTCCCTACCTGCTGACACAAGCCAGTGACCCTGTGGAGCTCACTGTCTCAG GACCCATTGGAACCTCAACCCCACCACCCTCAAAGTCCATGCCAACAGCTG GACTGGAAGGGTACCTGAAGGCTCTGGTCGGAGTCTCTGTggccttcctcctgttcctcttcatcctcatcttcctccttctccgACGAAGGCATCAGGGAAAATTAAGGAAGGATG CCCAGAAAGATACGGAATTGCAACTTCCTAGAGGAGCTGTAGAGCCAGTATTCAGAGACAGAGTCTCTGAAAAGAG ATCCAATCCAGCTGCTGCCACCCAGGAAGAAAGCCTTT ACGCTTCAGTGGAGGACACACAGCTTGAGGATGGTGCCAACCTGGAAATTTGGGTGAGTTTTCT accagctgaggaagacCCCCAGGGAGAGACATATGCCCAGGTGAAAGGCTCCAGGCTCAGGAGGGCAGGAGCTGTCCTACCTTCTGTCATGTCAGGAGAAGTCCTGGACACCAAAGATGGACAGGCAGAAGATGACAGAGAGATGGACAGTCAG GCTGCTGAATCCGAGGAGCCCCAGGATGTGACCTATGCCCAGCTGTGCACCAGGTCACTTAGACAGGGGACAGCtgcacctcctccctcccaggcAGGGGAGGCCCCAGAGGAGTCCACTGTATATGCTGCTCTGGCAGTCACTCAAcagggctctgttcccagtaacaAGGAGCAATGA